GTTCCAGGCCCGGCACATGTCGTACTGGAAGGGCAGCTGCGGGGCCTGGGCCAGGACCGTGTCCGGCCAGCCGGGGAAGTTCCGGCGTCCCGCCTTCAGCACGTCGCGCTCCCCGTAACCGGGGACCCATTCGGCGCAGGCCACCGACTGCGTCAGGCCGTGGGCGAAGGCGCCGATGACGGTCGACGCGTCGACGGCGCGGGCCCGTGCGAAGCGCTCCGGGTTTCCGTGGGCGAGTTCGTCGAGCGCCGCGGGGACGTCGACGGCCCTGACGGTGTTGGCGACCAGGATGTTGACCAGCGCGCCGCCGTCGAGGACGACCTTGACCGGGTTCCCGCCCGCCGGCGGCTGCGCCATGAGCGTCAAGGGGTGCGCCTCGAGGCGGCGGACCTGCTCGTCCAGCGTGCGCCGGAGGTGCGGGTAGCGGCTCTTGCAGCGGGGCTGGGCCTCGCAGGCCGCGAAGATCTCGCCGATCCCCTCGGCGGCGCTGTCCCAGGTCCACGGCAGGTTCACGACCTGGGGCGGTGCGATCGAGTCGATCGCCACCGAGCGGATGCCCTCGGGGTGCCGCCGCAGGTAGGTGAGGGCGAGGTTGGTGCCGTACGAGTAGCCGTAGACGTTCCACCGGTCGATGCCGAGCGCCCTGCGCAGGGCGGCGAAGTCCGCGGCGTTCTCGGTGGTGTTGTAGGCGCTCAGGTCGATTCCGGCGGCCGTCAGACGGTCCCGGCACTCCTCGGTCGCACGGACCAGGAGCCGTCCGGTCGAGGGGGCGTCGTACCGCAGCCCCACGGCCCGCACGTTGAAGCGGTCGATCTCCGGGCAGGCGAGGTTCGGCTGTGAGTGGAGCGTGCCGCGCTGGGCCATGACGATCAGGTCGTGGTTCCGGTTGACCCCGGAGGAGATGAGGAAGGGGATGTTGTCGAAGGCGTCGCCGCCGGGCCCCCCTTCCATGAACACCACCGGTTCGTCGGCCGGTTGGGTCGAGGCGGCGGGGATGATCGCGACGGCCAGCCGGATGGTCCGGCTCCCGCCGTGGTGGTGGGTGCGGTTCTCGGGTACCTCCAGGAATCCGCACCGTCCCGGGACCGGCTCGGGCGTCTGCGGGCAGGGAGCGGGCACGAACCGCCCCGGACCTCCGGGACCGGGTCTCTGGACGGGTGGTGACACCGTGTTGCCCGGTGTCCAGGTGCGTCCCGTCGTCGGGGTGGTCGCCGCGGTCGGACCGGCCGCACCCAGAAGGGTGAGGCCGGTCACGACGAGGGCGAGACCGGTGCGTGCGACTCGGAGGCGTCGCCGACCGTACGGGCGCCGGGCGCGCGCTCGTACGGTGCTGTGTTCCGTCATGTGATCGGGTCTCTCTGTGGACCACGGCCGCCCCGACCGGGGCGACACCGCGTGGCTCAGCCCGCGACGGCACGATCCGGGCGGGCACTGTGCTCATGAGCCTGCGGTCACGACGGGACGCCCACCACCCGTGAGCGCCACTCGGAGCAGTTCAGACGCCCGGGGCCGCCGTCACCGTGCCGGCGGCGATGGCCGCGCCGAGGGCCGCGTAGTCGTCGGCGTTCTGCCCGGCGTAGGCGAGGGCGAAGTCGGCGACGGCACGGTCGAAGACGTCCGAGGCTCCGAGATAGGCGGCGATGGCGATGCGGTCGCCGGAGCGGGCGTGGGCGCGGGCCAGGGCCCGGCCGCAGAGCCGCGCGTAGTCCCGCAGAGTGGCCGGGGACATGGTCTCCACCTCGGCGGAGCCCTTCATGTCGCGCAACTGCCGCCAGTAGAAGTGGCGCTGCTCGGGCCCGGTCATCCAGCCGAGGAAGATGTCGCTGGCGGCCTGGGTGAGCCGCTGGCCGGAGACGACGCGGCGGCCCTGGTGGGGGTGGGCGGTCGGCGGCAGGTACTGCTCCAGGGCGGAGCGGCCGGCCTCCTTGATCTGGAGGATGAGCGGGTCGCTGTCGTCGCGCCCTTCGAGGAGGAGGACGAAGCAGCGGGTGCCGACGCTGCCGACGCCGACGACCTTCCGGGCGGCGTCGACGAAGTGGTAGCGGTCGAGGAGGACGCGGCGCTCCTCGGCGAGGGAGCTGCGGTAGTCGCTGAAGATCTTGCCGAGGGTGACCCGGTCGACGTCCGTGACGCGTTCGAGGAGCGGCGGGTCGTCGACGATGTGCCGGTTGCCGGCCTCGTCCCGCTCGGTGAGCTTGGCGAGGGCCTGGAGGCTGGTGCGGCGGCGGGCGCCGGCGAGCCGCTTGGCGAGGCGCGCGCGGTCCTCGCCCCGTACCACTCGAAGGATGTCGTCGGCGGAGATCCGCTCGTACCAGACCTCGAGTTCGCCCATGCCGGCGAGGCGGCGCATGTTCGTGCGGTACGACTCGACGGCGACGAGCGCGGCGCGGTGGGCCTTGGGCTTGGCACTGCCGTTCTGGAGGGCGGCGACGGTGACGCTGGCGGCGAGCCTCTTCACGTCCCACTCGAAGGGGCCGGGAAGGGTCTCGTCGAAGTCGTTCACGTCGAAGAGGAGCGTCCGTTCGGGTGAGGCGTACACCCCGAAGTTGAGCAGATGGGCGTCGCCGCAGAGCTGCACGGTGAGCCCGGTGTGACGCTCGGCGCCGAGGTCGGCGGCCATGACGCCGGCGGCGCCGCGCAGGAAGGCGAAGGGGGAGACCGCCATCCTGGCGTATCTGAGGGGGACGAGGTCGGACAGCCGGTCCAGGGACTCGCGCTCCAGGATCACCAGCGGGTCGGGGCGCTGTGACCTGGGTATCCAGCGGCCGTGAAGGGTGCGGGGGACTCTCTTGCGAGCCGCCTTGCCCCGTGCGGCGCGCTCCGACGCTGTCGTCATCCGGCCTCACCAGCCTTCTCCCGCCGACGTGTTCTCGGCCCGGTCATCTGGAACCTCATTACACGGCTCGCCACTCGTTTCGGCCACTCTTCCGGACCGGCCTGGCGAAATGGTTTAGACCAATGATAGGAATTGATCACCCACACGACCCACGTGGTCACGGTGAGCGAAGAGAGGGTTGACCATGGCCGAGCCCGATTCCGAGGCGGTGGCGGACGTACCGCTCTATCTCCGGGTCGCCGCCGCCCTGCGCGAGGACCTCGCCCAGCGGCGCATCTCCCCCGGCAGCCGGCTCCCGTCGGAGAGAACGCTCTCCCAGCGCTACCACGTCAACCGGCAGACCGTCCGCAGCGCGCTCCGGCTCCTCAGGGACGAACGGCTCGTGGTCACCGACCGGCGCGGCACCTTCGCCGCCGACGGGACCGGGCCCGAGCCGGCCGCGCCCGCACTCACGGCCCGCCGGCCGACGTTCCCCGGCGGACCGCAGGCGGCCGAGGCGCTCGTACGGGCCTCGCTCACCTGGGAACCGGCACCCACGCCGCTGGCGCCGCGGCTCCTGCTCGCCCCCGGCGAGCCGACGCTCGTCCACCGGCACACGGTGCTCGGGCCGCACGGGGCGGCGCTCCAGCGGGCGGTGTCGTGGTTCTCCCGGCCGGCCCTCGACGAGATCCCCCAGCTCTCCCGGTACCGGCGGGGCAGGGACTGCCGCCAACAGCCCGACCTGCGGCTCCTGTACCACTGGATGCACCAGGCGGGGCTGCGGATCACCCACCGCGAGTCGGTCGGCGTCCCGCCGGGACCGGCCACGACGGCGGCCGGCGGCGCGGCCCGGCTGCTCGTCCACCGGGTCGTCAGCGACCAGCACGGGCACGCCCTGGAGATCACGGACATCGACTTCTCGGCCCAGTCGGCCGCCTGGACCTACGAGTTCAGTGCTTGATCCGCGAGTACGGCGCCTGAAACGCGAGTTCAGCGCCTGATCTGCAAGTACGGCACCTGAAGCACGAGTTCAGCGCCTGACAGCGCTCGGCTCCCGTCCGGGACAGGGGACGGGAGCCGGGCCCGGACGTCAGACGATGCCCTCGGCGATCTCCGCCTCCTCGCGGGCGGTCCCGTACGCGGTCGGCGTGCCGTACGAGCGGCGGGCGACGTACCACCAGACGCTGGCGAGGACGAGCACGACGGCGAGCGCGACGGCCGCGTAGTTCATCGTGTCCACGTTCACCGGGGACTTCTGCGGCAGGCAGAAGAGGACGGTCACGAACGCCACCCAGACGACGGCGATCCAGCCGACCGGCCTGCTCCAGCGGCCGAGGCTCCACGGGCCGGGCACGAAGCGGTTCCCGGCGCGCAGCCGCAGGTAGACCGGGATGGCGTACGCGGGCGTGATGCCGATGACGTTGATCGCGGTGACGGCACCGTAGGCGGTGGCCGAGTACAGCGAGGGGAGGGCGAGCACCGCGGCCACGACGACCGCGAGCCAGACGGCGGGGACGGGCGTCTGGGTGCTGCCGCTGACCTTGCGCCAGAGCGCCGAGCCGGGCAGGGCGTTGTCGCGGCTGAAGGCGAAGACCATGCGGCTCGCGGCGGCCACCTCGGCGTTGCCGCAGAAGAGCTGGGCGACGATCACCACGAGGAGCAGGACGGCGGCGCCGCGGGAGCCGAGCGCGTCCAGGAAGATCTGGGCGGGCGGGACGCCGGTGGCGCTGTTCTGCGTGCCGGCGTAGTCCTGGATGGCGAAGGTGAGTCCGGCGAGGAGGGCGAAGCCGGCGAGCCAGGAGACCCAGATGGACCGGACGATGCCCTTGGCGGCGGTGACGGAGGCGTTCGAGGTCTCCTCGGAGAGGTGGGCCGAGGCGTCGTAGCCGGAGAAGGTGTACTGGGCGAGGAGCAGGCCGATCGCGGCGACGTAGAACGGGTTGGCCCAGCCGGTGTCGTTGACGAACGTCGTGAAGACGAAGTCGACGGACTGGTGGCGGTCGGGGACGAACGCGAGCGCGCCGACGATGACGGCGACACCGGCCAGGTGCCACCAGACGCTGACCGAGTTGAGGACGCTGACGAGGCGGACGCCGAAGAGGTTGAGGCCGGCGTGGAGCAGCAGGATCGCCAGGAAGACGAGGAAGGTGGAGCCCGGGGTGGGCACGAAGCCCCACTGGAGGTTGAGGAAGGCTCCGGTGAAGAGGGCCGCGCCGTAGTCGATGCCGGCGATGGCGCCGAGCAGACCGAGCAGGTTCAGCCAGCCGGTGTACCAGCCCCAGCGGCGCCCACCGAGCCGGTCGGCCATGTAGTAGAGGGCGCCGGAGGTCGGGTAGGCGCTGGTGACCTCGGCGAGGGCGAGGCCCACGCACAGGACGAAGAGGCCGACGCCGACCCAGCCCCACAGCATGACGGAGGGGCCGCCGGTGCCCATGCCGAAGCCGTAGAGGGTCATGCAGCCGGAGAGGACGGAGATGACCGAGAAGCTGATCGCGAAGTTGCCGAAGCCGTCCATGCGGCGGGCGAGGACGGGCTGGTAGCCGAGCTCTCTCAGTCTCGCCTCCTCGTCCTGGGACGGCGGTGGCATGCGCATCGGCTCGATCGGGGCTTCGGTGCGGGACATGGGGACCTCCGGGGGACGGGGGGAGCGGGGGTGGGGGGAAGCTTGAAAGCGGGGGCGAAACGCCCGGCGCGGTGGGTGCGTCAGCCGCTGAGACAGCGGGCGCGGGCGCGCAGGAAGACCTCCTCGGCGAGGGCCCGGTCCTCCGGGTGAGCGGTGCGGTAGGCCCAGGGGAGGGTGGTGTAGTACGGGCCGAGCGCCTCGAAGACCCGGGCGGCGTCGGCGAAGCGGAGGGCTCCGAAGAGGGCGTGCGCCAGGTGGTTGAGGTCGAGCAGCGAGGCCCCGTCGGTGGCGCAGAAGAGGAACCAGGCGTCCAGGGCGCGCTGGGCGTCGCGTACGGCGTCCTCGGCGACCCAGTGGAGGTCGAGGGCGCGCTCGTGGCCGCGCTCGCGCCGGTAGCGCTCGACGCGGACGTAGAGCGGGAGGGCGTGCAGGGCGGAGCCGACGGGTGCCGAACCTGCGGCCCAGTACGAGTAGTTGACGGCCTCGGAGAGGGGTCCGGACCGGCGGGCGTACACGAACTGCAGCATGCGGTGGTGGGCCTCGCGGTTGTGCGGGTCGCGCTTCTCCACCTCGGCGAGCAGGCCCCAGGGGCCGGGCGGCAGCATGGGCGCCGGCGGGGTGAGCCGGTGCTCGGCCATGCGCTGGCTTCCGTCGAGGGCGGCGAGGGCGATGAGGCCGACCCAGGGGACGGGGTCGGCGGGCGACCGGTCGGAGGCCTCGCGGCAGGCGGTCCGGGCCTCCTGCCAGAGTTCGGGGGTCCTGGCGTGGCCGGAGCGGTGGGCGCGGACGGCGCGCTCGACGGCGACGCGGCTGTGCATCACGGTGGCGGCGTGGCTCTCGGGCTGCTCGGCGCGCCAGAGCGGGACGACGTCGGTGCCCGCGGCGACGGTGGCGAGGACCTGGGTGCGCCGGGTCCAGGCCTCCCAGTCGGAGGTCTCGTCGAGCAGCCGGGCCATGGCCACCCAGCGGCCGGTGCGTAAGTCCTGGACGGCGTTGCGCAGGGCGTGGTCGTGGCCGGCGGGGTGGTAGACGGGCCGGAATCCGTGTCCGGCCATCAGGGGGTGGGGCGTGGTGTGGATGACATGGGTCCTCGGTGGATGGAGGGGGTGGTCAGTCCCCCGGCGGGCGTCCCGGCCGTTGATCGGCGATCACTATAGAGGGCTCTGGATGCGCCCGGTCCACTTTCTTTTGTGACAGCAACTATTGAGCCAACGACTGAATTTGACTTACCGTCAAGTATTCCGGGCGACCTGACGGGGTCGTTCGCCGAGGCTTGACGAAGGCCCCGGGCAGCGGCACCCTGACCCTTTTCGGTGATCGGATGATCACGGAGCGGTCGAACGACGGGAGCAGCGGAATGACGGGCGGAGCGGTACTCGCCGTCGACCAGGGCACGTCCGGTACGAAGGCCCTCGTCCTCTGCCCCGAGCGCGGCGTCATCGGCACCGGGACGGCCCCGGTCCGGCCCCGCCACCTCCCCGGCGGCCTGGTCGAGGTCGACCCGCGTGAGCTGTACGACTCCGTGGTCGCCGCCGGGCGCGCGGCGCTCGCCGAGGCGGACGCGCACGTCGTCGCCGTGGGCCTCGCCAACCAGGGCGAGACCGTGCTCGCCTGGGACCCCGCCACCGGCGAACCGCTCACCGACGCCCTCGTCTGGCAGGACCGCAGGGCGGCCTCCGTCTGCGCCGGCCTCGACGACCGTGCCGAGGAGCTGCGCCGTCTCACCGGCCTTCCGGTGGACCCGTACTTCGCGGCGCCGAAGATGGCCTGGATCCGCCGCCACGCCACCGGCGCGGGCGTCGTCACCACCAGCGACGCCTGGCTCGTCCACCGGCTCACCGGCGCGTTCGTCACGGACGCGGCGACCGCCGGACGGACCGGCCTCCTCGACCTCGACACGGTCGCCTGGTCGGAGACCGCCCTCGACCTGTACGGACTCGGCGGCGAGGCGCTCCCCCGGGTCGTGGACTGCGACACCCCGATCGGCACCACGACCGCGTTCGGCCCCGCCCTGCCGCTCACCGGGCTCCTGGTGGACCAGCAGGCGGCGCTGCTCGCCCAGAGCGCCGACGACCCCGCCGCCGCCAAGTGCACCTACGGCACGGGCGCCTTCCTCCTCGCGCAGACCGGCCCCGAGCCCCGGCGCACCGCCTCCGGCCTGGTGAGCTGCGTGGCCTGGCGGCTCGGCGGGCGCGTCACCCACTGCCTGGACGGCCAGGTGTACACGGTCTCCTCGGCCGTGCGCTGGCTCACCGACCTGGGCGTGATCGCCGGGGCCGGGGAGCTCGACGCGGTCGGCGGGAGCGTGCCGGACGCGGGCGGCGTCACCTTCGTCCCCGCGTTCGCCGGGCTCGCCGCGCCCTGGTGGCGGGGGGACGTACGCGGCTCGCTCACCGGACTCGGCCTGGACACCGGCCCCGGCCATCTGGTGCGCGCCCTGTGCGAGGGCATCGCCGCCCAGGTCGTGGAGCTCGCCGCGGCCGCCGCCGCGGACCGGGGCGCACCGCTGACCGCGCTGCGCGCCGACGGCGGCCTGACCCGGTCGGCCCTGCTCATGCAGACCCAGGCCGATCTGCTGCAACTTCCCGTCGAGGTCGCGTCGTTGCCCGATGCCACGGCGCTCGGCGTGGGCGCGGTCGCCCGGCTCGGACACCAGCGCGGGCTCACGCTCCGCGAGGCCGTACCGGAGTGGAAGCCCTCGGCGGTGTACGAGCCCCGGATCTCGGCCGGGGAGGCGGCGGAGCGCCTCGGGCGCTTCCGCGCGGAGGTGACGGCGCTGGTGGAGCGGTCGGGGGGCGCGGGCGGTACGGGCGCGGGCGCGGACACCGGATCGGGCTCGGACGCGGTTGCCGGGTCGGGGGCGGACGCGGTTGCCGGGTCGGGGTCCGGCGCGGGCGGCGGGGCCGGTCTCGGTGCCGCGGTCGGCGGCGGGGCCGCATGAGCGTCACACGGACCGGACCGCTCCCCACCGGTGAGGCCGCGGAGTACGACGTCGTGGTCGTCGGCGCGGGGGTCGTGGGTTCCGCGATCGCCCGCGCGCTGGCCCGTCACCCGCTGCGGATCGCGCTCGTGGAGGCGGCGAACGACGTCGGCGACGGCACCTCGAAGGCCAACACGGCCATCCTGCACACGGGTTTCGACGCCGCACCCGGCACGCTGGAGGCCCGGCTCGTGCGCGAGGGACACCGGCTGCTCAGCGCGTACGCGCGGGAGGCCGGCATTCCCGTGGAGCCGCTGGGCGCGCTGCTCGTCGCCTGGGACGAGGAGCAGCGGGCGGCGCTCCCCCGCCTCGCGGAGAAGGCGGAGCGCAACGGCCACCGCACCACCCGCCTCCTCTCGGCGCCCGAACTCGCCGTACACGAACCCCACTTGGGTCCGGGCGCCCTCGGCGCGCTCGAAGTGCCGGGCGAGTCGGTGATCTGCCCGTGGACGACCACCCTCGCGTACGCCACCCAGGCCGTCCGCTCCGGGGTCGACCTGCATCTGAACTGCCGGGTGGAGAAGGCGCGTCCGGGTGATCCGTACCACCGGCTCGTCACCCGGCGCGGGGTGCTGCGGACCCGCCTCCTCGTCAACGCCTGCGGTCTCCACGCCGACGCCTTCGACGCCCTGGTCGGCAGGGAGGACTTCACCGTCACCCCGCGCCGGGGCCAGCTGCTCGTCTTCGACAAGTTCGCCCGCGACCTGGTCCGGCACATCCTGCTGCCCGTGCCCGGACCGCTAGGCAAGGGCGTGCTCATCTCGCCGACGGTGTACGGGAACGTCATGCTCGGGCCCACCGCCGAGGACCTCGACGACAAGACCGCCACGGGCACGACGGCGGAGGGGCTCGCCGGGCTGCGCGAGCAGGGCGGCCGGATCCTCCCCGCGCTCCTCGACGAGGAGGTCACCGCCGTCTACGCGGGGCTGCGGGCCGCCACCGGACAGGAGGACTACCGGATCGCCGCCCACCCCGGGCTGCGGTACGTGACGGTGGGCGGGATCCGTTCCACCGGGCTCACCGCCTCCCTGGCCATCGCCGAGCACGTGCTCGGCCTCCTCGCGGACTGCGGCCTCGATCCGGGACCGTCCCGCCCGCTCGCCCCGGTCCGGATGCCGAACCTCGGCGAGGCCTTCCCCCGCCCGTACCGCGACGCCGAACTCATCGCCCGCGACCCGGAGTTCGGGATGATCGTCTGTCACTGCGAGCGGGTCACCCGGGGCGAGATCCGGGCCGCGCTCGGCTCGACGATCCCGCCCGGCGGCCTCGACGGGCTGCGGCGCAGGACGCGCGCACGGGGCGGCCGCTGCCAGGGGAACCACTGCGGCGCGGAGGTACGGGCCCTGTTCGAGGAGCGGCCGTACGAGGAGGGGGCCCGGTGATCCGTACGGTCGACGTCCTCGTCGTGGGCGCGGGACCCGCCGGGCTCGCCGCGGCCGCCCGGCTCGCGGCGGCGGGCGCGGGCCGCGTCGAGGTCCTGGAGCGGGAGGCCGCGGCGGGCGGAGTGCCGCGCCACTGCGTCCGGCCGGGGTTCGGCGCGGACGCCCGGGGGCGCGCCCTGGACGGCCCGGCGTACGCGCGGCGCGCGGTGCGGGCGGCCCTGCGGGCGGGGGCGGTCGTCCGTACCGGCGTCTCGGTCACCGGCTGGGCCGGGCCCCTCACCCTGGACGTCACCGCCCCGACCGGCCTCGAACGGATCCGGGCGGGCGCGGTGGTCCTCGCCACCGGGGCCCGCGAACGGCCCCGCAGCGCCCGGCTCGTGCCGGGCACGCGCCCGGCCGGGGTGCTGACCACGGGCGAGCTCCAGCGGACGGTCGCACGCTTCGGGCCGCACGGGGAGTCCGTCGGGCCGCACGGGAAGTCCGTCGGGCGGCTCGGGGAGTCCGTCGGGCGGCGGGCGGTGGTCGTCGGCGGCGACCCGGTGGCCCGCGGCGCGGTGCGCACGCTGCGCGCGGCCGGGGTGGAGGTGGCGGCCGTCGTCACCGGACTCCCCTCCGCCGCGGTGACGTCCGAGCGGGTCCCGGTCCTGACCGGGACGGTCGTGACGGAGCTGCTCGGACGCGGCCGGCTGACCGGGGTCGCGGTGCGGGGCGGGGACGGGCGGGCGGCCGTGCTGCGGTGCGACACGGTGGTCTTCACCGGCGACTGGATCCCGGACCACGAGCTCGTCCGCGCCCGCGGGCTGCCGCTCGCCCCGGGCACCCGGGGCCCCGTGACGGACCCCGGCTTCCGCACGGCCGAGCCCGGGGTCTTCGCCGTCGGCAACCTGCTGCGCGGGGTGGAGCCCGCGCCGGTGGCCGCCGCCGAGGGGCGGGCGGTGGCGGATCCGGTGCTCGAACGGCTCGGCGGCCGCCCCTGGCCGGCCGCCGGGGTGCCCGTGACGGCGGTGGGCCCGCTGCGGTGGGTGACACCGGGCCTGACCGGTCCGGAGGCGGCGCCCCTCCTGGTCCGGCCGGAGCGGCGGCTCGTGCGCCCGGTCCTGACCGTCGCCCAGAACGGCGTCCCGCTGCGGCGGGAGCGGCTGGGCGGGACGCTCGTCCCCTGGCGTTCGGTACGGCTCGGGGCACGGTGGACGAGCGGGGTGGACCTCACCGCCGGCCCGGTGACGGTCGACGCACAGGAATAGGAGCACGCGCGCGCGGGGGCTGCGTCGGCCGGAGCCTTCGGTCAGACTGGGGCGCATGCCGGACAAGCGCAGCGCGGGTCTTCTGGTCTTCCGCCGCACGACGGGCGGTGGCGTCGAGGTGCTCATCGGTCACATGGGCGGGCCCTTCTGGGCCTCCCGCGAGGAGTCGGCCTGGTCGATCCCCAAGGGGGAGTACGAACCGGACGAGGCCCCCGAGGCCGCGGCCGCCCGCGAGTTCCTGGAGGAGCTGGGGCTCCCGGCCCCCGACGGCGAGTGGTTCGCCCTCGGCGAGTCCCGCCAGCGGAACGGGAAGCTCGTCACCGTGTGGGCCGTCGAGGGCGACCTCGACCCGGCCGAGGTCGTCCCGGGCACCTTCGTCATGGAGTGGCCGCCCCGGTCCGGGATCCGGGAGGAGTTCCCGGAGATCGACCGGGTGGGCTGGTTCTCCCCGGAGACCGCTGCTCCCCTGCTCGTCTCCGGGCAGCGGGTCTTCCTGGAACGGCTGTCGGAACACCTCGACGGGCGGGCCTGAGCCCCATTGTCAGACCCGTACGAGAAGGTGGTGAGCGCCGAACTGTCGAGAGGGAGCCCGACATGACCACGATCACCGCCAGCGAGCGCGCGGCCGCCCAGGCGTACCTGCGGCTGCTCGAGTCCACGCAGGCCGTGCTGACCGACCCGCAGCTCGCCCCGTACGCGGGGGTGATGCTCGCCCATCCGATGGCCGAGGCCGACGAGGCGCTGCGCGCGGCGGGCCTCGCCGGGAACGAGGACCGGCTGCTGCGCCTCGTCTCCTCCCTGCGGGCCTCCCCCGCGACCGCCTGGGGGCGCACCGGTTGAGGCGGACGGGAAGGACCCTCAGACGCCCGGGCGGACCGGGAGGGCCCGGACGCTGTTGCCGACGAAGCCGGAGTGGCGGGTCAGCTCCGCCTCCGGGACCGCCAGGTCCAGGTCGGGGAAGCGGGTGAAGAGCGACTCCAGGGCGATCGCGGCCTCCATCCGGGCGAGCGGGGCGCCCAGGCAGTAGTGGGGGCCGTGGCCGAGCGAGAGGTGCTTCGCCGTCGCGGTGCGGGTGATGTCGAAGCGGTCGGCGTCCGGGCCGTGGGCCTTCGTGTCGCGGCCCGCCGCCGAGTATCCGGCGAGGACGGGGGTGCCCTGCGGGATGACCGTGCCGTCGACGGTGAGGTCGCGGGTGGGGTAGCGGAACGGGAAGTAGCTGACCGGACTGTCCCAGCGGAGGGTCTCCTCCACCACGTCGGCCCAGTCGGCGCGGCCCTCGATGACCAGGGCCAGCTGGTCGCGGTGGGCGCAGAGCGCCCGGACGGCGTTGGTGACGAGGTTCAGGGTGGTCTCGTGGCCCGCGACGATCATCAGGAGCAGGGTGCCGATCAGCTCGGGCTGGCTGAGCCGGTCGCCGCCCTCGTCCCGGGCCGCGATGAGGGCGCTGGTGAGGTCGTCTCCAGGGGCGGCGGCCTTGTCGGCGGCGATGGAGGCGAGCAGCTCGACGAGGTCCCGGTTGGCGGCGACGGCCCGGGCGGGCTCGGTGTCGGTGGCGACGACCAGGCTGGACAGGTGGTGCAGCCGGTCCTGGTGGGCCGGGTCGACGCCGAGGAGTTCGCAGATCACGCCGAGCGGCAGCGGAAGCGCGTAGTGGCGGCGCAGATCGGCGACGCCGTCGCCGGCGCGGGCAGCCTCCGCGAGGCCGTCGAGGAGTCCGGCGGTGACCGTCTCGACGCGCGGGCGGAGCTCCTCGACCCGGCGGGCGGTGAAGGCGCTGCTGACGAGGGTGCGCAGCCTGCGGTGGTCGGCCCCGTCGGCGGTGATCATGCCGGGGACGGTGGCGAAGGTCAGCAGCGGCCAGCCCTCGGGTATGCGGCCCTCGGCGAGCGCGGTGAAGTGCTGGGGCCCCTTGGCGACGTCGGGGTGGGAGAGGAAGTCGCGCAGCGCGTCGTGGCCGAGCACCGCCATGCCCTCGATCTCGCCGGGCAGGATCACCGGGGCCACGGCGCCCTCGGCGAGCAGCCGGGCGTTGTCCGCGTGCGGGCAGCCGCCCGCCGGGTCCATGCGGTGCGGCGGGCGGCCGGCGGCCGGGGTGGTGTGCGGCGTGTTCAAGGAAGGGACTCCTGACTGCGGATGCGGGCCGGTG
The DNA window shown above is from Streptomyces vietnamensis and carries:
- a CDS encoding cytochrome P450 family protein, whose amino-acid sequence is MDPAGGCPHADNARLLAEGAVAPVILPGEIEGMAVLGHDALRDFLSHPDVAKGPQHFTALAEGRIPEGWPLLTFATVPGMITADGADHRRLRTLVSSAFTARRVEELRPRVETVTAGLLDGLAEAARAGDGVADLRRHYALPLPLGVICELLGVDPAHQDRLHHLSSLVVATDTEPARAVAANRDLVELLASIAADKAAAPGDDLTSALIAARDEGGDRLSQPELIGTLLLMIVAGHETTLNLVTNAVRALCAHRDQLALVIEGRADWADVVEETLRWDSPVSYFPFRYPTRDLTVDGTVIPQGTPVLAGYSAAGRDTKAHGPDADRFDITRTATAKHLSLGHGPHYCLGAPLARMEAAIALESLFTRFPDLDLAVPEAELTRHSGFVGNSVRALPVRPGV
- a CDS encoding FAD-dependent oxidoreductase, whose amino-acid sequence is MIRTVDVLVVGAGPAGLAAAARLAAAGAGRVEVLEREAAAGGVPRHCVRPGFGADARGRALDGPAYARRAVRAALRAGAVVRTGVSVTGWAGPLTLDVTAPTGLERIRAGAVVLATGARERPRSARLVPGTRPAGVLTTGELQRTVARFGPHGESVGPHGKSVGRLGESVGRRAVVVGGDPVARGAVRTLRAAGVEVAAVVTGLPSAAVTSERVPVLTGTVVTELLGRGRLTGVAVRGGDGRAAVLRCDTVVFTGDWIPDHELVRARGLPLAPGTRGPVTDPGFRTAEPGVFAVGNLLRGVEPAPVAAAEGRAVADPVLERLGGRPWPAAGVPVTAVGPLRWVTPGLTGPEAAPLLVRPERRLVRPVLTVAQNGVPLRRERLGGTLVPWRSVRLGARWTSGVDLTAGPVTVDAQE
- a CDS encoding NUDIX domain-containing protein, giving the protein MPDKRSAGLLVFRRTTGGGVEVLIGHMGGPFWASREESAWSIPKGEYEPDEAPEAAAAREFLEELGLPAPDGEWFALGESRQRNGKLVTVWAVEGDLDPAEVVPGTFVMEWPPRSGIREEFPEIDRVGWFSPETAAPLLVSGQRVFLERLSEHLDGRA
- a CDS encoding FAD-dependent oxidoreductase — protein: MSVTRTGPLPTGEAAEYDVVVVGAGVVGSAIARALARHPLRIALVEAANDVGDGTSKANTAILHTGFDAAPGTLEARLVREGHRLLSAYAREAGIPVEPLGALLVAWDEEQRAALPRLAEKAERNGHRTTRLLSAPELAVHEPHLGPGALGALEVPGESVICPWTTTLAYATQAVRSGVDLHLNCRVEKARPGDPYHRLVTRRGVLRTRLLVNACGLHADAFDALVGREDFTVTPRRGQLLVFDKFARDLVRHILLPVPGPLGKGVLISPTVYGNVMLGPTAEDLDDKTATGTTAEGLAGLREQGGRILPALLDEEVTAVYAGLRAATGQEDYRIAAHPGLRYVTVGGIRSTGLTASLAIAEHVLGLLADCGLDPGPSRPLAPVRMPNLGEAFPRPYRDAELIARDPEFGMIVCHCERVTRGEIRAALGSTIPPGGLDGLRRRTRARGGRCQGNHCGAEVRALFEERPYEEGAR